The sequence AGATTGGCTGAATTGGGGTATGAGGTTGATTGAGAATGTCTACTTTTCGTTTCGATGTGATCAGTCTATGTCCGAAAGCCTTCGAGACATTAGATGAGTTAGGCGTAATTAGTAGAGCATTTTCTTCAAACATAGCTGAGTTGGAGATTCATAACCCTCGTGATTTCACTATTGATCGCTACAGAAAAGTTGATGATGAGCCTTATGGTGGCGGGGTAGGCATGGTGTTGAAACCAGAACCTGTCTTCGCGGCGTATAAATCAATTCCCCTCAATCGGAAGAGGAGGGTTTTAATGATGTCTCCTCAAGGGAAGCCTCTTGAACAGAATGATCTACAACGTTGGTCAGCAGATTACGACCAGTTGATAATTCTTTGCGGACATTACGAAGGTTTTGATGAAAGGATAAGGACACTTGCTGACGAAGAAGTCTCAACAGGTGATTTTGTGCTTACTGGTGGGGAGTTGCCTGCCATGGTTGTGGTTAATGGTGTAGTGCGATTGCTCCCAGGAACCCTAGGTACTGAGGAATCTTTGTTGGAAGAGAGCCATACTGATTTATTACTTGAACACCCTCAATACACCAGACCAGCAAACTTTCAGGGTATGGAAGTTCCATATGTTTTGAGGAGTGGAGATCATGGAGCTATTTCAACTTGGAGAGAAAAACAGCGTCAATTAAGAACCAAACAACGTCGTCCAGACCTTTACGTGCGATGGCTTGTTAAGCAACAATTGTCACAGTCGACAATTGATGAACTTCTTGGTGATTCTGTGAACAACCGGATTGGCAATGGTTATGACATTCATCGATTAGTTCCTGAAAGGGCACTAATTCTTGGAGGAGTTAAGCTTGATCACCCTGATGGCTTGGGCCTCGAAGGTCATAGTGATGCAGATGTTCTAGCTCATGCCGTTACAGATGCTTTGCTTGGGGCTCTTGCTTTAGGTGATATTGGCAAATACTTCCCACCTGAGGACCCTGAATGGGAAGGGGCTGATAGTTTGTTATTGCTTGAAAAGGTTGTAGCCCTAGTTAGGGACCATGGATGGCAGATTGTGAATGTTGATGCAGTTATCGTTGCTGAACGTCCAAAGCTGAAGCCTTATATAGATCTTATGAGACAAAATTTGGCTGAGAGATTAGGTGTTGCATTGCAATCAGTTGGAATTAAGGCAACTACTAATGAGAGACTTGGTCCGGAAGGCCGTGAAGAGGGTATTAGTAGTCACGCAGTTGCTTTGCTAGAGAGATTATGAAAAATTATTTAATTAAAAGTATTCCACTACGGTTTGCTAAAGGTTTAGTTTTACTTCTTGGAGTCTTGATACTGAACTTTATTAACGCGCAAGAGGCCTATTCAGCAATGTCAAGTAGTTCCAGCCCATCCAATCAAATTATTATTGAGCACCTTCGACTACATGTTGATGATCAAGATAGGCAGGCTTGGTTGGATGCAGAAAGAGGAAGTTGGGAGCAATGGCTGGATAAAAAGAGAGGTTTTCTTGGTAGAAAACTTTTCTGGGACCCTTTAAGAGAAGAAGCGATTGTAATGATCACCTGGGCAAGTTACTCTCAATGGAAAGATATTCCACAAGGAGAAATAGATGCTGTTCAAGAACGTTTTGAACAGTTAGCTCGTGAGGGTACTGGCAAAGAGAGAGGTAATCCTTTCCCACTTATATATGAAGGTGAACTATTGCCACAGTGATTGAAATTCAGGCAAGGTTAGATCTTCAGCGACGGCAACGCCTTGGGATGGTGGAGGCGGTTTGGGGTGAACACAAGACATCAGCTCAGATTGTGGAAATTCTCAAGAGTCTCCAGGCCGTTAGTGAATTGGCTTTGGTGACAAGAGTTAGTGCAGAGAAGGCTAAGGAATTGCAATCAGTTTTTGAGGGGGTTGAATTTCACCCTCAAGCTAGATGTTTAACTTTGGGGCGGACTGCTGACCTGATTCCATCACTGGGAGAGGTAGTGGTTTTAAGTGGTGGTACTAGTGACATGAATGTTGCAGCAGAAGCCGAATTGGCTTTGCGCTGCCATGGGATTAAGACTGAACTTTTAATTGATGTTGGTGTCTCTGGCTTACACCGCCTTTTAGATCAGTTAGAGAGATTAAAAACAGCTAAGGTTTTAATTGCTTGTGCAGGCATGGAAGGTGCTTTGCCAACAGTACTTGCAGGTTTGGTATCTCAGCCTGTCATTGGTGTACCAGTGTCTATTGGGTATGGCGTAAGTGCTGGAGGGAAAACAGCTCTTGAAGGTATGCTTGCAAGCTGTGCCCCAGGACTTGTTGTAGTCAATATTGATAATGGTTATGGAGCTGCAATGGCTGCATTGCGAATTCTCAAAAATTTAAACAGTTCTCGGAACAAGAACTCTTGATTTAGGAGTGAGGGCTGTTTGGAAGAAGCTTTTGCTGCTCATGGCTCTTCAAATCTAGAAGCTGTTCTACCCAAAGTTTCATTGAACGAGGCAGGCGACCTTGCTCATATCTAATAATCGCTTCAAAGAGAACAGGACTATTGACCCAATGCAATTTTCTTTGACTCATACACTTCTTTTGTTTCCTCTGAAGGTGATTTATCTAAGGGCTTCGCGCAAGAGGTAAATCAGTTATTCAGTCCTGTTCGTTGCATTTGGTACTAAGCCTTGATAGTTCGTCTCCGTGATTTGTTGCTTCTACATCAAGCAAACGGCTGACAAGTTCTGAGAGGTCGCGCTGAGCTAACTCACCATTGTTTTCCCACTTCATAGCGCGTGGGCCTTGACTTGATGAAGCAGACACTTCTGAATTTCAATTAATGCATTCGAATTTAATTGTGTTGAAGCTCTGATTTTGTTCTTATTGCACGTTTTTAGCGAAAGAAATTATGAAGAATTTTCTTGGGGGGGGATTTTTAAGGTCCTAGAGGTGCTTCAAATTGGGATAAGCCGTCACTAGTTCTTCGGCGCTAAGTACATCACCTTGTCCATCCGGTTGCCAAATTACTTCTAAAGCCATTAGGTCCTTTGAAGAGATTGATCCAAGGCTTCTAAGTGCATTTCGCAGCTGTTCACTGTTGTTTGTTTCGGATAGGTTCTCTCTTCTTTTTGATGCAATTACTAGAGTTACCGCAATGTACTCATTAGTTGCATCTGCGTCGCCAGGCATGCTTGTTGAGGTGTTGTTTGCAATTATCTGACCAGAAAAGTTAGAGGTTGTTTCTTTTGATAACTTGCTTCTTTCTGTGAGTGAAAGTCGGTTGAATGTTGACTCTGCTGAATTAAAAGGTACTTGACCATTTTCTAGGTTCGCATATACCCACAGGCTGGGCTGTCTTAGAAGTGAAAGGGTGGTCTCTTGTAAGACCTGCTGTAATCCAATAGAAGTACTTGTATTGGCTGATGCCGCTAAGTCTCTAAGGTCTGATTGAAGTTCTTTGGCATTTGCTAAAAGGCCAATTTGGAGTTGAATCAGCGTCACTGGGCCCTGTGTGGGTTGTGTTAGACCTCTGGACTTTTCAATTGTTGGAGCATTTAAACCTCCTTTTATTGAATTAACTATTACTCCTGCGATAGACATCAGAATTAAGAATCCAAACAGACCACCTCCACCAAAGCCAAAGATTGGAAGGATGAATGGGAAACCCATGCCTCCTCCTCTGTAACTGCCATAACCTCCTCTGTAGCCGCCGTACCCCCCTCCTCCATAGCTGCCACTGCCGCCTCTAGGTACTGAAGGTGCGCGAAAGCTCCCCCCTCCTATGCGGCCACCACTGGCTGCATAGGAGGGGGATGGCTGGCCCAGAAGTGAAACCACCACGAAGAATGTGAAGGCTAGTCTTGCTAGACAGCGCCTAATAGTTGTTGCTTGAGGAGGAAAAAATTTGGCCAATGATGGATTGGCGATTGGATCGACTTTAGGAACCTCCGCCGACAATCGTCACAATCTCAAGAGTATCCCCATCTTCTACATTTTGTTGTTCCCATTTATCGGGAGGTAGGATTGCACCATTGAACTCAACAACTATGAGGCGAGGATGATGCCCGAGTTGTTCAATTAATTTAGATAGGGTGAGAGGATTTTTAGATGGTTCGATCGCTTTTTCCTCGCCGTTTATTGTGAGTCTCATGATATTTTTTGGATTAGCTCAAGACTCATTGAAGTTGGATTGGTTGAATTCATGATCGCCCCCGCTATTGCGATTTTCTTTGCCCCAGCGTTGAGGACTTTATCTATATTTGAGCAATTAATACCTCCAATGGCAAACCATGGGAGCTGTGTAGCCTGAGATGCCTCTTTTACATAGCTGATTCCTGAAGGCCTGAGCCTTGGTTTTGTTTGTGTGGAAAAAACTGGTCCCACCCCAAGGTAATCACACCCTTCTTGCTCAGCTTCCTGAAGTTCTTTTATGCAATGTGTGCTTCGCCCTATTAATTTCTCTTTGCCGAGGAGCCGCCGAGCTATGTCTGTTGGAATATCATTTTGTCCGAGATGTACACCATCAGCATCTACAGCCAAGGCAAGATCTAAGCGATCATTGACGATGAATAGCGCTTTATGTTTTTTGCATAAACAAGCTAACTCTCTAGCTTGAATTACTCTCTCTCGATCAGTGTCCTCCTTGGAGCGGTATTGCACCATGTCTACGCCTTGTTCAAGTGCAGAAGCAACTCTTTTAGACAGATCGGGTTGAGGAGTCGTGATTAGACAAAGTTTTGAATGCTCAAGTTTCTTGCGAAGCTTTGATGTAATAGTCGCTTTTAATATCTTTAATTCAAGTTCATAAAGGCCATATCGAATTTTGCTGGCATTGTTCGCTAAATCAGGGTCTGTTATTCGACTAAATTCTTCTAAAACTCTCAATGCTTCTTGTACACGGGAGCAGTTTGCGGCGACCACCTCTTCTGGAGAATGTCTATTCTTTTGTGCAGGATGTGTTAGTCCAATTCCTTTGTCTTGACTTGTAGCTCTAGCGTTCTTATAGATTTCATGATGATGATTGCCGAGTTGCTGCCTCCAATCTTTGAGAGTTACAACAAGGTTTTTTTGCTGAAGTCCAAATCTGCACCAGTCTTCAACAACGCGCAGTCCCTCACGAGCTCTATCGAGGTTTGCATCTATCAGCCGAGCAACACATGAATTTGTGCTTGGGACTATAGACATCCATTTCGTGTCAGTCTTGGCAGGATCGCATGGTCTTGGGTTTATGGAGAAAGGTAGTTCTGATAGCACCATGAATGTGCTGATTTGGGGTGTTGTTCTCTTGGGAGCTATAGCTGTATTTATCATTTGGGGACTGGATAATGCTTATCCAGTCCCCAAATGATTTTCAATAGACTCCAAAATGGTTTTGGCTAATTTGGCATCTCGCCCAATTTGAGCACTAAGTTCAACAAGATTTGTAAATTGTTTTTGACTTCTAAGTTTTTGAACAGGTTCAACTATTAATTCTTGTCCAGTTAAGTCAAGGTCTTTGTCAAGGAGATGGACTTCTACTGCAGATGGAGCGGTTGGATCGACCGTAGGTTGAGGGCCTAAGTTCATTACCGCTGAAAAGGCATTGTCTTTATTGGGTTTCCAGGCCCAAGCCGCATAAACCCCTTGACCTGGAAGGAATTTGCGTCCATCAACTTGCAAATTTGCAGTAGGCCACCCTATTCCACGTCCTATACCTCGCCCTGAGACAACACTTCCACGAAAGCGATATGCGCGACCCATAAGTTTTTGGGCTGTTTTGAGTTCTCCTTTATTAAGAGCTGAACGTATGCGGCTACTGCTCATTCGACCTTCGTTGTCTTCCAGTATTGGCACAACCGAAACCTTTATCCCTGCAGTTGCGCCTATTTTTTCCAAGGTAAATACATCTCCTTCACGATTTTTCCCAAACCGGAAATTTGCTCCAACTGCAATGTGTTTGGCTTGAAGTGTTTCTAAAAGTATTTGATTAACAAATTTGTCTGGCGTTAGGGCGGCTAGAGATTTATCAAAAGGAATTAAAACAAGTTGCTCTACACCCAGTGGTTCTAAGAGGGAAGTTTTCTCTGAAGGTAGGTCTAATCGGAGTCGTGCTTCACCATACAGAACTTCTCGCGGATGTGGCCAGAAACTAACGACAGTAGGAATTCCAGGTGTATTTCTAGTGATTCTTTCAATTACCCGTCGATGGCCAGCATGAAGACCATCAAAGCTTCCCAGCGCTAGGGCTGTGGGAAGGAGTGCCTGCTTAGGAGAGCAGAGTGGGATCAAGAGTTACGTGCAAATTGTGCGTTTAGATGGCAAGTTTGAATCAGCCTCGCACTTGTAAGGATGGCAGACAAACTTGACTTCCAGCTTCTTTCATTAGGTATGCGACGCATCGGTTGGATTCGGTTTTGGATTCAGACAGTTCTTGGGGTTGTAGTTGTAGGAGTTTTACTCTTTAACAACGTTGGTAGCAGTCTTGCACGTAACTCAGAGCGGGCTTTGGGTCTAGGGCCAGGTTTGTCGCTGACAACATTGGCGTTTTTTTTCTTGCTGTATGGGCTTTGGCAGGGTTGGTTGATAGTTCGTACTGGTAGAGCTCTTGATAGTGCTGCTCGACCAAGTAGAGGAGAAACCAGTCGTTTGTTGAAGCGTGGACTAATTGCCGATCTTTTGGGATTGATTTTTGCTTCTGTGGGCTATCAAACTTTAGCCGGGGCACTTTTTGTGCAGGCTTCCATGCAAGCTCCTGGGATCTCAATAGGTGCAGGTATGAGGGCAATGGAAAATTATCCCATCACATCTTTGGAGATGCTTTCTGTGTTGAGCAATACGCAGGTCTTATTTGCACATGTCATTGGTGTGCTGTTTTCTCTTTGGTTGCTTCAACGTATCTATCGCACTAATTGATTTTTAATTTCTATATGTGGTAGATCTGAAAGTTCTCCTCTCCAAAAAAGATCTGGTTGAATTGGAGTTAGGGACGGGGCAGCCCTATTTATTTGAGCTACATCACTAGGCCATTCGCTTGGACCATCTCCTGCTGATTTAAAATCTTTTACTGCTTCTCCAGCTAACCAATAATAAGTATTGCCTCGAGGATCTTTTCGGCGCATGAATTGTTCTTCGTAATGTCTAATAGATAACCTTGTCCAACGAAGAGGGCCCATTTCCTCTAATGCAATTGGCGGGATGTTTAGATTTAGAAGGAGACTTTGAGGCCATTTCTTTTCAAGGACATTTTCTACAATGTCCATTGTTAGATTTGCTGCAACTTGGAAATTATTCCATTGAAATGAAGTTACGCTAACTGCCATTGAGGGTATTCCTTCTAGTGTTCCTTCTAGTGCTGCAGCAACTGTCCCAGAGCAAAAAATATCAGTACCTAAATTTGCACCATGATTAATTCCAGAGAGTACTAGATCTGGTTTGTCACTGAGCAGTTCATATAGTGCAAGCTTTATGCAGTCTGCAGGGGTTCCACTACAACCCCAGGCGGTTACATTCTTCTCGAATAATTCATCTGCTCTTTCTGCTCGGATTGGAGCTTGGAGAGTGAGGCCATGACCAGTCGCAGAACGCTCTTGGTCAGGACAGACAACAGTCACCTTATGGCCTCTTTGAGAGGCTGCAGAAGCGAGGACTCTAATCCCTTCAGCAAAAACTCCATCGTCATTGCTAATAAGAATGCTAAGAGGGTGCATTGCGAACATCGCATTAATGAGAACCTAGTCCTGATAGGTGCCTAAAGTCTTAAGTCAATACCTTCTTGCCGTGAGCTCCACTGTCTCCTTGCAACAACTCAAAGTTGAGCTTGAGCTTCTGGAGGAAGAAGCGGAACAAGATATAGCGAAAGCAGTTGATGAGGACTCTCTTGAAAAATTGAGGGTAAATCTTCTTGGTAAGAAAGGCCGTCTTTCAACGGTTCTTGGAGCGATGGGTCAGCTTCCAAGCTCTGATCGTCCTTTGGTGGGTCAGAGGGCCAATGTGCTTAAGAATCAATTGCAAGGATTAATTTCGCAGCGGTTACAGCTTTTGAAACAGAAAGCTTTAGCTGATTTGGTGGCTAAAGAAACTATTGACGTGACCGTGCCTTCAATTGGTACTCCTGTAGGTAAGCGTCATCCTTTAATTCAAACTAGTGAGGAGATTGTTGATTTATTTTGTGGGTTGGGATATGGAGTAGCAGAAGGCCCAGAGGTGGAAAACGATCATTACAATTTCACGGCTTTAAATATTCCTGAGAATCATCCAGCTCGGGATATGCAAGACACTTTTTATCTTGGGGAAAATCTTCTTTTAAGAACCCATACTTCACCAGTTCAGATTCGGTATTTAGAGCACAACCCTCCCCCTGTCAGGGTTGTGGCACCTGGAAGGGTTTATCGTCGTGACACAGTTGATTCAACTCATTCTCCAGTTTTCCATCAGGTTGAGGTGCTGGCTATAGATGAAGGTTTGGACTTCAGTCATCTTCGGGGCACCGTTATGGCTTTTTTGAAGGCTTTTTTTGGAGATCTACCAGTACGTTTTCGTGCGAGCTATTTCCCTTTTACAGAGCCCTCTGCAGAGGTTGATGTTCAATGGCGAGGTAGATGGCTGGAAGTCATGGGATGCGGAATGGTTGATCCTGCGGTCTTGGAGGGGTTAGGTCTCGATCCAGATCGATGGAGTGGCTTTGCTGCTGGACTTGGAGTCGAACGTTTTTGTATGGTTCGCCATGGAATTGATGACATCCGAAGGCTTTATACAAGTGATCTACGCTTTTTGGATCAATTTTGATGAAAGTTTCTATGACTGCTTCATTTATGTCGGTGACGCCTGGTGAGTAAATAGTAAACCTTTCATTTAAAGTGATTATGTACTTTGTCAATTCGATCGGTGTCCCGGGTAGGACTGATCGTCAATGATGGCAAGGATCTTGCTGTAAAGACTGCTCTCACAATTCAGCAGAGCCTTCACAAGGCTGGTCATGAGGTGGTTCGTGTTAGCAGCTCAGGTGGCATGGTGGGCTTTGCTAACCCTGACCAGAACATGCGCATGTTGGGGTACAACGCATGTGTTCCAGAAGGGTTTGATTCTTCGATTGCTTTTGCGATTGTTCTTGGGGGTGATGGCACTGTGCTGTCTGCAGCTCGTCAGACTGCGCCAGTACAAATACCAATTCTTACGATCAATACAGGCCACATGGGCTTTTTAGCAGAAGCTTATTTGGCAGATTTAGATAGGGCTCTTGATCAGGTTCTATCAATGCAGTGGATGCTTGAAGAGCGCACTAGCCTTGTGGTGAGCGTTATGCGTGGTGAACAACGTCGATGGGAGGCTTTGTGTCTGAATGAGATGGCTTTGCATCGTGAGCCTCTAACTAGCATGTGCCATTTTGAGGTCTCAATAGGACGTCATGCTCCAGTAGATATCTCCGCGGATGGAGTAATTCTTTCGACTCCAACTGGATCCACAGCCTACTCTTTGAGTGCAGGTGGGCCAGTAATAAGTCCAGATTGTCCGGTATTGCAATTAACACCTATTGCCCCACATTCTCTTGCCTCTAGAGCGCTTGTTTTTAGTGATGAGGAGCCTGTGACTGTTTTCCCTGCTACCCCTGAAAGATTGATGATGGTCGTTGATGGAAGTGCGGGTTGTTATGTCTGGCCTGAGGACAGAGTTTTGATACGTCGTAGTGATCATCCCGTGAAATTTGTTCGACTTTCAGATCATGAATTTTTTCAGGTTCTTCGAAATAAGTTGGGTTGGGGGCTCCCTCATGTCGCGAAACCGGACCGCCAATAAAGATAGTTCCTCAGACCCTTTCTTGGGGACTAAATTTCTCACCTTGTTCTTAGGTTGCGGATTCTTTGTCTGTAATACCTTTTTGCCTGGGAATGTCTATTCGTCTGATGTGCGGTCTCCTCAATACTTACCTTTAGAGGCTAGATGGTGTTTGCCAATTGGAGAATGCTTATTGCTTGAAATTGCAGACACTATTGAAGAGAAAAGAATTGGGTTGATGGAGCGTTCTTTAATTCATTCAGGAACTGGAATGTGGTTTCAATTCTCTCCTGCAGAAATTGTTCGATTTTGGATGCATAAAACATATATCCCTCTTGATATAGTTTTCCTTTCAGAGGGTTTGATTGTTGCTATAGAAAAAAGTCTAAAGCCTTGCTTTTTATCTCCTTGTAAAAGTTATGGCCCAAATAAATTGGTGGATAGTGTAATTGAATTGGAAGCAGGAGCAGTTGAAAGACTGGGAATTAAAGTTGGCGACTTTGTTAATATTGAATATATATCAGGCACATCTAAAGATATTAAATAAATCTATTGCAAATGTTATTCTTTAGAGAACTTTTCCTTTTAGGATGAATACCGGGTTTGTAGGGGAAAGCCTTGTTCCACTTGCAAGAGGGACGCCTCGCCATGATTGATGTTGACTAATAGTTAACTCGCAACTTGAGTCTTTTAAAGTTCTAGTTAGTTCTGACATGGCTTCTAACGTAACAAAAGGAATTAGTACTATTCCTCCTTTAGGAAGTAGTTTTAAAACTACTTCTAAAAGTTTTTCTCGGTGAATACCTCCACCTCCCAGAACTACTCTTTGGGGATTACACAGATCTTCTGGTATCTCTCTATTAGTGATCACTTTGAGAGCTTCGGATTCGATAACTGCAGCAGGTTGGACAAATAAGCGTTTTGCATTGGCTTGAATTAATGAACTAGCACCTATACGTTTTTCAATAGCAAGTAGTTTTAGTTTGGGTCTTAATCGAAGTGCTTCTAGCCCTATACTTCCAACTCCTGCGCCAATATCCCAAAGCACTCCTTCTTTTGGTAACTCCAGGTCGGCTATTAATTGAACCCTGATTTCTCTTTTGGTCATAAGCCCAGGACTGTCATCGTGTTGCAAAAAAATGCCATCTTCTATCCCAAATAAGGGAAGGCTTTCTGGGGTTGGTGGTGATGGCTTTTCTTCTAGAAGAATCACAATGTGGAGTGGGTGAAGATCTGGGGCTAATTCATCCTTTGGCATTACACGTTGAATACGCTCTTGTGGATGTCCTAATTGCTCGCAGATCCAGAGTGCATAACTTTCTTCTAGGCCAGATGCATGTAAGTATTGCCTTACTTCCTTTGCTCCCTCATTGGTTGGATTAGTAAGTATGGCCAAGCTTTCAGGCCTTTCTTGTAAACGTTTTGCTAAAGGAGCAGCGTCACGACCATGGAGGCTAATCCAACTTGCATTTTGCCAAGGTATACCTAAACGAGCGAATGCTAGTTGCATAGAAGTTATGGAAGGGTGAAAAACGAGACGATTGCCAGGTAAAGATTCAACTAGACATCTGCCTATACCAAACCAAAGAGGGTCGCCACTAGCTAGCACTATGACTTGATCACCCTGTTTTTTTAACCAGTTAATTAACTCAGATGGGCTATCACTTGCGATGCACTCAGGAAGGGGTTTCTTAGTTGAATTGCTCCACCATTGAGGGATAATTTTTAAAATTCTTTTTGGGGCTGCGATTTTTTTCGTTGAGAGAATTAATTCCTGGAGGTACTTGGGGAGTTTTTCTGGACCTGATGCATCAGTGCCGATGACATGTATCAGATTTTCAACTTTATTGATTTGATTTGTTTTCTTTTGCATTTAGAAATTTCTTGGGAGCCTTTAATGGATCTTGACTTGAATAGTAATAATCTCTTGCTTGATAGAAGGGATTAGTGGAAAAGCCAAGCGATTGGACAACTCAGAATTTAGAAAGGCGTCGACGTCTTCATGAACTTCTGATTGCGTTAATACGACAGCAAGAAGAGATGGAGTTGGTTGATGTTGACACTCCAAGCTTTGATGGGAAAAGTAGTTTTTCCATCAAAGGCGAGGATCCAGCGCGCTGGCTGGAACGTAACAAGCGGATTTTTCAGAAGTATCAGTCTTTGGTACGGTCTGCAATAACTTTGGATGCGCTTCTTGATTCGGAGCATTGTGAACCTCAAAGAAGTACGTCGGATTAAAGGGTTAAAGAATGCCTTGTTTTGTTTTTTGTTGACGATTGCATTATTGCTGCAGGCTCCATCAATAACTAATGCTTCACTTCTCTTTACTGAAACTGATAATGGCAGGTTGTTTACTAAAAGCCTGGAAAGCCTCCGGGATGTGGATTATCAAACTTGGCAGGTAGTGGCTTATCCGAATGAACTGGATGAAGGTAAGTTGGTTTTGCGAATAGTTGGTTATCCAGGCACTTTGCGGATGGATCACCCCAATTCACTTGTGGTGCATGCTGGACGTAAGGATTGGCTTTTGCAAGATATAACTTTATCTAATTCAAAACTAGTAAATGATTCACGGGAAGCGGCAGCAGAATTTGATTTATCTCCTTTGGTTAATGATTTGAGAAATAATCGTCCTTTGCGTTTGATGTTGCCAGAAGTCTTTAATGATTTACCAGTACCGCCATATGTCGTTAGTGAATGGCGTTCCTTGCTGCCCGAGAAATTAGTAGATGGCCAAACTTGAAGATACTTCTTCTCCTTGGGCGCCTTGGATGCGCCGAGCTCTTCAGCTGGCGGCACTTGCAGAGGGATGTACTAGTCCTAATCCATTAGTAGGCGCTGTTGTTCTTGATCCAAACGGGAAATTGATTGGAGAAGGGTTTCATGTTCGAGCTGGGATGCCTCATGCGGAGATTGATGCTTTGGCTCAGGCTGGCGTAAAGGCAAAAGGAGGTACTTTGGTTGTAACGCTTGAGCCTTGTTGTCATCAAGGAAGAACTCCTCCTTGTACAGAGGCGATTTTGGATTCTGGGATATTGAGAGTTGTGGTTGCATTACAAGATCCAGATCCACGTGTTGCAGGGAAGGGAATCTCACGACTACGTGAGGCAGGCCTTGAAGTTATTACAGAATTACTTGAGCAAGAAGCAGCTAATCAGAACCGGGAATTTATTTTTAGAGTTAGGAATGGAAGACCTTGGGGCATCCTTAAGTGGGCTATGAGTTCGGATGGGCGAATAGGACTTCCCAATGGTGAGAGTCAATGGATCAGTGGAACAAAAGCACGTGAATGGGTTCATTGTCTTCGGGCGAAATGTGACGCTGTGATTATTGGTGGTGGAACTCTTCGATCTGACGACCCTTTGTTAACAAGTAGAGGTTTGTCTGATCCGGAGCCTCTTCGTGTAGTGCTTACTCGAAGCCTTGATTTGCCTGCTGAAGCCCAGCTTTGGAATACAGCCAAAGCTAAAACTGTTATTGCTCATGGGCCTAATTCTGTCCAAGAGTGTTTAAAAAAATTGCCAGAGGGATTAGATCGGATGTCTCTGAATGAGGCTGACCCTCTTGTATTACTAAATGAATTAGCAGAAAGAGGCTGTAACCGTGTGCTTTGGGAGTGTGGCCCAACTTTGGCAACAACTGCGATTCAAAAGGGCTGTGTTCAGGAGTTGGCAATAGTGATGGCTCCCAAATTATTAGGAGGAATTACTTCGATGAGCCCCTTGTCTGATTTAGGGTTTACCTCAATGAATCAGGTATTGCTTTTAAAGTCTGGTTCAATGCATAGACTTGGTGGAGATTGGCTTTTGAACGTGCTTCTCCCAGAGATGAAATGTTGATTTTTGCCTTTTCGTTCGGTTCTTACGCCAGATGAATTAAACGCTTCAAGTCTGTCGCGCTTAATTTGTATTTCACTGAGTTTTTTTTCACTATGGCGATTCGTCAGGATGACAATCAGCCGAATCGTCGTTTCGGGATAATTAATTTTGTTTTGATTGGATTTGGATTGTTGCTCCTGATTAGCAGCATCTTGCCTAATCCAAGCTTGCAAGTTCCACGTGTCCCTTATTCGCTATTTA comes from Prochlorococcus sp. MIT 1307 and encodes:
- the ribD gene encoding bifunctional diaminohydroxyphosphoribosylaminopyrimidine deaminase/5-amino-6-(5-phosphoribosylamino)uracil reductase RibD — encoded protein: MAKLEDTSSPWAPWMRRALQLAALAEGCTSPNPLVGAVVLDPNGKLIGEGFHVRAGMPHAEIDALAQAGVKAKGGTLVVTLEPCCHQGRTPPCTEAILDSGILRVVVALQDPDPRVAGKGISRLREAGLEVITELLEQEAANQNREFIFRVRNGRPWGILKWAMSSDGRIGLPNGESQWISGTKAREWVHCLRAKCDAVIIGGGTLRSDDPLLTSRGLSDPEPLRVVLTRSLDLPAEAQLWNTAKAKTVIAHGPNSVQECLKKLPEGLDRMSLNEADPLVLLNELAERGCNRVLWECGPTLATTAIQKGCVQELAIVMAPKLLGGITSMSPLSDLGFTSMNQVLLLKSGSMHRLGGDWLLNVLLPEMKC